Sequence from the Phycisphaerales bacterium genome:
CAGAAGGATGATGCGTGCTTCATGGTGTGCCTACGCAGATGAATGGCGCCCACGCGGCGGGGTGCCGCTCAACCCTGAACTCCCGAACGACCTTTGCGAGCGCCTCGGCCGGGCTGATCTGCTCCTGAGAATACAGGGTTGAGGCCAGAAGGGCCATCATTTCGGTGGTGGTCTGGTCGTGCACAGGCCAAAGGCTGATAACTGCGGTCTTTGCCCCACCCACCAACACCCCCCGAACGAGGCCGTAGCTCTCGTTAGCAGCATCAGTATCGGTCTGTCCTGTCCCACATCCGGAGAGCACGACGGCTGCGCCCGCAAGATCCATGGCCTGGAAGTCGCGCGCCGTCAGCCATCCGTCCGAGAGCTGGATGCCGGAGGCAAGCGGGTCAACGGCGTTGAACCGGGCGTGCCCGGCAATGTGCACGAATCCCGCCCCCTGCATGCCTCTCCGGACTTCGGCGCAGGTTGCTCGCGCCCCTGTGAGGAGAGTGCTGCCGGGCACCGCTCGATGGACCGCAACGGCTTCGGCTTCGATCTGGGGAGCGAGTTCGTCCCCTACTCCGACCACCAGGGAGGGGCCGCCTCTGGCCCGGGGAGTTCGTGCTCGCATCGCTGGCAGAATGCCGGCGCTGGGCACCTGAAGCACGGGCCGATCCAGCAAAGCCCCGAATGGGACCGCATGGAGGTAACCGTGGGGCACGACGATGGCGGACGAGTTGTTCGCAATCACCCTCGCGAGAGGAGCGATGAGCAGTGCGTGCAGGTCAGCCAAGGCCCCCCGACCATCATCGATGAGTCGGGGGCTCAGGCCACCAAAAGCGAGTCTGGGAATCGCCCGCTGCACTTGGAACTGGAGGCGCGACACCGCCTCGCGCGCGAGCGCTGCATCGCACAGCCCCCTCCTGACACAGAGGCTGCCTTGATGAGCCACGAACGCGGAGATGCTCGGGCCATCCTCAAAGTACTCGAGCAGCTGCCACCCGGGCGGGAGCTGCTCGAGCACGTCGGCAGCCTCAGGCGCTCGTGACAGCAGGTCCGCGTACCTGGGGTTCGAAGCGAGCCGCACCTCGAGCGACCGCAACTGTGCCTCAACATGAGCAACGGAGGCCCGCCATTCGGTGAGCGCAGCATCGGAGACGAGCATTGCACTCTGACCATGCATCTTTGAATACAACGCGTTCAGGTCACCAATGAGCTGGTCGCGCTCTGCGCAGGTCCGGTCGGCGGCATCGAGCCCTCCGTTAGTGGCACGGTCCTCGTGCGCTGAGCCGAGGAGATCCAGGAGTGATCGGCTGCGACTCCGTTGCAGAAAGTTGTAAGCCTCCGCAGCATTCGACGCACTCTCATCCAAAAGCAGCCGGATCAGCTCCGAAAAAGCTGATACTCGCGCGGAAAGAAATGCGCCACGAAACAGTCCGCTGTGCAGCGTCGCCCGGGTCTTCTCCAGCACCGCGGTTGCTTCGCGGAGGTCTTTGATCGCGTCCGCCCGGTTCCCCTGAGCAAGATTCGCACGTGCGCGGGCCTTGTGAGCCGCGACAATGAGGGGCGGGATGGCGAGGTTCCTACCGGTCTCAAGAGCGAGGGCTGCGGTCGATGCCGCTGCCGCGAAGTTCCCCTGCTGGATCTCGGCGTCCGCCTGCAGCACCTGCAGCCCCGCCTTATGCGCCGGTCGGTCCGCGACGAGGGGAAGCGCTCGACGGAGCAGGGCTGATGCTCGTGCGCCACCGCCGCGATGGATCGCAATCTCCGCCTGTGCCGCGAGCGCGTGGGCCTCGCCAACGGGATTGCGGAGCTGCCGGAAGGCGAGCGCCGCAGCGTCAAGGTACGGCACCGCCTCGTTAACCCGTCCCATTGCAATAAACGCACGCCCAAGGCCGACCCGCGCCCGGGCGGCCTCGCGGGGTAGTTGGTGCTTCTCGAGCTCGTCAATCGCCCTCTGGTAGTGCTCCACAGCCTCCGCGTGCATCCCGGAGTTGAGCATGGCTTCGGCCTGCTCGGCCCCGAGCCTTGCGATGTCACCTGGAGCGTCGCTCCCGAAGGCGGCGCGGGCGAGATCAAAGTGTGTGAGGGCTGCCTGGAGCTCGCCGCGCCGGGAGTGGTAGTCCGCCAGGTTTCCTTCAACGATCGCCGCCGCCCGCGAGGCCCCAGCTGCCCGGAAGTAGGCGAGCGCCGTTTGGAATGCGGCCGCGGCCGGCTCGAAGCGGTTGAGGTCGAGCAGCGCTTCAGCGGCATTGTTCTCCAGCTGTGCTGCGAGCATCGCGTGCGGGGAGACGTGCGGGCGAGCCCGGTCGAAGTGCTCGATCGCCTCCGCAGGATGGTCACGCATCCTGGCAACCACACCGAGGTTGATGTCCGCGCGGGCGGCCAGGAGGGCTTCCCCGGCATCGGCGAAGATCGCGTGCGCCTGCCGGCCCACGGTGGCCGCCTCCTCCAACCGCCCCAGGCGCGCCAGGGCGTGCAGCGTGGTCATCCGGGCCAGCGCCGCCTCCACCGGGTGCGAGCCGGCATCAGCACACATGACAGCCTGGTTCAACGCAACAAGGGCGTCTTCAAACTGGTTGGCGTACGCGAGCACCTGCGCTCGTGCACGCCTGGCACGGGCCTTGGGATAAGGCAGATCGAGCGCATCGGCCGCGCCCACAAGCCTTAATGTGAGATCGAGTGCGCGGGCCAGGTCCTGCACGCCCACGGACTCGACCTGGTCAGCAATCAGAGAAAACTCGTGGACGGCATTCTGCCCCAGGATAGCGCGCGCAAACTCCTCGGGCGGCGACACCGCCAGCAACTGCACCCACTGCGTGCCCCCAGAAGTCTGTGTCATCCCACATGTATATCCGGCGCGACCACCCACTCAGCCCCGACCAGCGCCATGAGGTCGTAGGTGCCGGGCTGACAATCGAGCGAGAAAATGCCCCCTGGACCCGGCTCGATGACTTCGAGGACCGTCCCGTCCGCCTTGGCGGTGAGCACAATGGCAACAACCGGGTTAGTTCCTGCAGGGTCAACTTGCCCCCGGATCGTGAACCCGTCACCGGCAGGGACAACCTTCACGTCAATCTCGGCGCTCGCCGAGGTGTAAGCCCTGTGTTCCAGGGAGGCCCGGCCGCGGAACCCTTGCAGAACAGGAGCACCGGGGGGCGTGAGGAGCCTGGCGATCACCCGGCTGGTGCGGGACAGCAAGTCACGAATTGTTGTGGTGGACGCGAGAAGACGCTCCGACTCGGCGGCCATGCCGGGCTCCGGGTCGGGGCAAAGTCGGCAGATCTCGTCGATGTACTGGGCGAGCCCGGCCGGAGTCTTCTGGGGAACCGGCGTAGCGCCGGGCCCCTGCAACGGACGCTCAAGAAGCTCCGCGATGTGCTGTTCAAGCTCAAGTTCCGGCGCCATGCGTTCTCCCCCGGCGAGTCCGCCGTGTCTCGTCCAAAGGAGTCAAGCTCGGGGCTTCGTGATACACGGTCACGGTCTTTTCTCGCCGAGGGTCGGGTCGAGGATCATCAGGAGTTTGGCCAGGCAGCGGTTGCGCGTTGGGCCGATACTCCCGACCGGGATGCCCAGCCGTTGCGAGATCTCGTCATAGGAGACGGGCTGCCGCGCTAGATAGAGCGCTTTCAGTAACTGCTCGCACCTGCCGCCCAGCGTGTCCAGAGCGCCACGGATTTTTGCCTGGAGTTCGGCGCGTTCGACCAGCTCGTCGGCAGCTCCATCTGTGGGCATTCCCGCCGGGGCCGCGCTCTCCCATCGGTGGTGGCGAGTCCACTTCCAGCACTCCCGTGTCGCCGTCGTGACCAGCCACTTGGACAGTGCCTGAGCGTCCCTCAGCGTGTGCAGGTTGCGCACCAGCGCGAGAAAGGTGGATTGGAACACATCATCGCAGCCCTCCGGCGGAAGTCCCTGGGAATGAGGAACGAAGTAGACCAGGCGCCGGTAACGCCCAACCAGCGCGGCCCATGCCCGCTCGTTCCCTTGAGTTGCCGCCTGAATGAGGGCCTGGTCGGAGTCCAATCGCTCAAGCATATTGGCCAATCGGTGTATCAGGACGGGGCGAGGCGTCTCCTGTGGATGAACGGGAGGGCTTATGCGCGTTTCGCTTTGGTCCGGGGTCTGGTGTGCGTTGGGCCTGGTGGTGGGGCTCGGGGCAGGGGAACGCAGCGCCTCCGCGCAGTGCGACTGGGTCAACCGCACGCCCGGGCCGGGCGGGCGGGTGTACCACGCCATGGCCTTCGATACTGCCCGCGGGGTCGCAGTCACCTTCGGGGGTGACGACTCCGGCGGCTACAACAGCCAGACCTGGGAGTGGAATGGGTCGGCGTGGAATCTGCGGGGAACGAGCGGGTTCGGTGGCCTGACCGGGCGAGATGCGCACGGGATTGCGTACGACGCTGCCCGGGGCGTGACGGTCCTCTATGGCGGGTTCAACGGCTTCACCTACACGAACCAGACCTGGGAGTGGAACGGGGGGGGGCCGGGCTCGTGGACGATGCGGGGCGGGGCCTCGCCGATCGCGCGGGGGTCGCCCGCGATCGCCTACGACAGTGCGCGGAACCAAGTCGTGATGTTCGGCGGCTACACCTTGTTCAGCCTGGCGGGCGACACCTGGGTACTGGGCGCGAACGGGTGGACGGCGCGCGCCGGCGGGGGCCCCTCCGGGCGGGGAGCGGCAGCGATGGCGTTTGATTCCGCGCGCGGAGTGATGGTCCTGTTCGGCGGCGACACGGGCGTGGTCAACGGCGAAACATGGGAGTGGAATGGGACATCGTGGACCCAGCGTCAGGTGTCCGGCCCAGCGCCTAGGTGCTTCCACGCGATGGCGTACGACGCCGCGCGGGGCGTGACGGTGCTCTTCGGCGGATACCTCGCGGGGAACTACAGCGGCGAGACGTGGGAGTGGAACGGGACGAGCTGGACCCTGCGGTCGAGCGGCGGGCCCTCACCCCGGGGCGGGCCCGCGATGGTGTACGACAACGTGCGGCAGCAGTGCGTGCTGTACGGCGGCGAGGACGGTGCTTACAGCGCACAGACCTGGGGCTGGAACGGCACAGCGTGGACGCTGCTGAGCGGCCCCGCGCAGCCTGCACGGGCGTACACCGCAATGGCGTACGACGCCGCGCGGAACGAGACCATCATGTTCGGCGGTGACACGGCTCAAGGGCCGAGCGCCGCGACGCTGGCGTGGAACCCCGGCGCGGGCGTCTGGACGGCGAAGCCCGTGACGGGGCCGAGCGCACGGTCGGGGCATGCAATGGCGTACGAGGATGGACGCTCGCAGCTCGTCCTGTTTGGCGGCGCCGCCGGCACGACGGAGTTCGGAGACACCTGGGCGTGGAATGGAGCTGGCTGGGTTCTTCGCATCTCCGCCGGTCCATCGGCGAGGCACGGGACTGCGCTGGCCCATGATGAGGGGCGCGGAGTGACGGTGCTGTTCGGTGGTATCACCGGGAATAACAGCCTTCACGCGGACACCTGGGAGTGGAACGGTTCCGCGTGGGCGCAACGGGCCGTCAGCGGACCCACGGCCCGGCACCGGCACGCCATGGCCTATGACCGTCACCGCGGGGTGACGGTGCTGTTCGGCGGCGAGACCGCAGGGGGCGCCGGCGGTTCAGCAAGCGGTGAGACCTGGGAGTGGAATGGCAACACCTGGTCCCTAGTGTCCTCCAGCGGTCCTTCCGCGCGGTCGGGTGGAACGCTGGTCTATGACGAGCTGGCAGGGGCGGTGCTGCTGTACGGCGGTGTAGACATCAACGGGTACCCGGCGCCGACATGGCAGTGGGACGGCGCGAACTGGTCCATCAGGAGCAGCAACGGACCGGGCGGGCGCGATGCGCCGGCAATGGCGTACGACCGTATCCGCGGCGTCGTCGTGATGTCAGGCGGGTTCGATGCGAGCTACGCGAGCGACACCTGGGAGCTCCGCTCGGGGCGGCCGGCCGTTCAGTCGCTGGCGGGCGCCGTTTCGCTCACGCCGGGCCAGCCACTGGTGCTCACGGTGGAGGCGTCCGGCGCGGAGGCGTTCCAGTGGCGTCGTGCGGGGGTGTCGCTGAGCAATGGGGGGCGCGTGAGCGGCGCGACGACGGCGTCCCTCGTCATCAGCCCGGCGGAGGAGGGTGATGCGGGAACGTACGATGTTGTTCTCTCCAACGCGTGCGGGAGCACCACCTCTGGCGAAGTGGTCGTGAGCATGGGGCAGCCCGGGTGCACGGCCGACTTCAACGGCGATGGTGACACGGGCACGGACCAGGATATCGAGGCCTTCTTCGCGTGCATCGGTGGAACGTGCTGCGCCACTTGCGGCCCCGCTGACTTCAACATGGACGGCGATACGGGGACCGATCAGGACATCGAGAGCTTCTTCAGGGTGCTCGGGGGCGGCCCATGCTGATTTACCGCGGCAGAGCCAGCCGCAGGGCCACCGGGTTCACGCTGATTGAGCTGCTGGTGGTCATTGGTGTGATCGCCCTGCTCGTCGGCCTCCTGCTCCCGGTGCTTTCGGGCGCGAGGGCGGCGGCACGGACGGTGAAGTGCGGGGTCAAGCTCCAGTCCCTCTCGGCGCTCACCGCCTCTTTTGCGCTAGACCGCAAGGAGCAGGCGCCGATCGCCGGCCGGCTCTGGCAGCACTCCCGGGCCCAGTTCACCCGCGCCGGTCTGCCGTCCAACCTCATGTTCTACTTCGAGTCTGGTCCCGGGAGTGCCGAACGGCCCTTCCCGTTCTTCGCCTCGCTGGCGGCCCACTCGGGCGTGCCTTTTGACACCTCCTCGAAAGCCGCCATGCGGGTGAAGCTCGGGTTTCCCGGCGAGGACCCCGATGCCTCCGGAGACTTCACCTCCCTCACCCGCTGCCCCGACGACAGCACGTTCGACCAGCAGCAGCTCAAGCACCTGGGCAACACGCTCCTGCCGGAGGACCTCACCTGGACCGTCGCGAACGGGCTGGGTGAGATGACCTCGTACATGCTGAACGAGTGGGCCCTCGGGGAGTCGTACACCTCGAGCACGCGACTTTTCGGGAAGCTCTACAAGGGCAAGTTCCCGTCCATGACCGCTTATGTGGCGGACGGCGAGCCGCGGGTCTTTGAGCCGCCGGCGGACATCAACTACGCCCTGTTCTACGACGAAGAAACTATGCCCGGCTACACGTTCGCGCACTACAACGCGTGGTACAGGCTCTACATGCCCGAGGAGCAGTTCGTCGGCGGCGTCTTCTATCAGTTCGGCGCACCGGTCGATTACACCGCCGGCTTTGTGCGCGGCGGGATGCGGCACAAGGGGGCGACCAACGTGACGTTCCTGGACGGACACGTCGCGACCGTGCCGCTCACCGAGGCGGCACTCGAAGGGGTGTACATCAGTGAGCCCTGAACGCGGGTCATCGGTGGCCGACCGATCAGAGGGTCGGGCACGCGTACGCCTCCGCGTGCGTGGCATGCATCGACACCGCGCCGCGGTAGCGGTTCAGTCCCTCGATTGCGACGTCGTACGGCAGCTGCGCGAGCTGCGACGGGAACGCTCGGACCGCGGCGAGCTTCCGCTGCATGACGGCAGAAACATCCTCAAGATGGTCAACGGCGGGGAGCGGGGACCACA
This genomic interval carries:
- a CDS encoding prepilin-type N-terminal cleavage/methylation domain-containing protein encodes the protein MLIYRGRASRRATGFTLIELLVVIGVIALLVGLLLPVLSGARAAARTVKCGVKLQSLSALTASFALDRKEQAPIAGRLWQHSRAQFTRAGLPSNLMFYFESGPGSAERPFPFFASLAAHSGVPFDTSSKAAMRVKLGFPGEDPDASGDFTSLTRCPDDSTFDQQQLKHLGNTLLPEDLTWTVANGLGEMTSYMLNEWALGESYTSSTRLFGKLYKGKFPSMTAYVADGEPRVFEPPADINYALFYDEETMPGYTFAHYNAWYRLYMPEEQFVGGVFYQFGAPVDYTAGFVRGGMRHKGATNVTFLDGHVATVPLTEAALEGVYISEP
- a CDS encoding sigma-70 family RNA polymerase sigma factor, whose translation is MDSDQALIQAATQGNERAWAALVGRYRRLVYFVPHSQGLPPEGCDDVFQSTFLALVRNLHTLRDAQALSKWLVTTATRECWKWTRHHRWESAAPAGMPTDGAADELVERAELQAKIRGALDTLGGRCEQLLKALYLARQPVSYDEISQRLGIPVGSIGPTRNRCLAKLLMILDPTLGEKRP
- a CDS encoding CHAT domain-containing protein yields the protein MTQTSGGTQWVQLLAVSPPEEFARAILGQNAVHEFSLIADQVESVGVQDLARALDLTLRLVGAADALDLPYPKARARRARAQVLAYANQFEDALVALNQAVMCADAGSHPVEAALARMTTLHALARLGRLEEAATVGRQAHAIFADAGEALLAARADINLGVVARMRDHPAEAIEHFDRARPHVSPHAMLAAQLENNAAEALLDLNRFEPAAAAFQTALAYFRAAGASRAAAIVEGNLADYHSRRGELQAALTHFDLARAAFGSDAPGDIARLGAEQAEAMLNSGMHAEAVEHYQRAIDELEKHQLPREAARARVGLGRAFIAMGRVNEAVPYLDAAALAFRQLRNPVGEAHALAAQAEIAIHRGGGARASALLRRALPLVADRPAHKAGLQVLQADAEIQQGNFAAAASTAALALETGRNLAIPPLIVAAHKARARANLAQGNRADAIKDLREATAVLEKTRATLHSGLFRGAFLSARVSAFSELIRLLLDESASNAAEAYNFLQRSRSRSLLDLLGSAHEDRATNGGLDAADRTCAERDQLIGDLNALYSKMHGQSAMLVSDAALTEWRASVAHVEAQLRSLEVRLASNPRYADLLSRAPEAADVLEQLPPGWQLLEYFEDGPSISAFVAHQGSLCVRRGLCDAALAREAVSRLQFQVQRAIPRLAFGGLSPRLIDDGRGALADLHALLIAPLARVIANNSSAIVVPHGYLHAVPFGALLDRPVLQVPSAGILPAMRARTPRARGGPSLVVGVGDELAPQIEAEAVAVHRAVPGSTLLTGARATCAEVRRGMQGAGFVHIAGHARFNAVDPLASGIQLSDGWLTARDFQAMDLAGAAVVLSGCGTGQTDTDAANESYGLVRGVLVGGAKTAVISLWPVHDQTTTEMMALLASTLYSQEQISPAEALAKVVREFRVERHPAAWAPFICVGTP